TTCAATAATCATTTGTTTTTGTTTATCAGTTAAATCTCTTTCATAAATAATAATTTCTTTCTTTTCTACTGCTTGCTTAGTAGAATGTGGAAGTCTAATTGGTTCATTATTTATGCTTGGTCGTAGAACATCATCCCCATAGCAATTAAAAATTAACATTAAAAATAATGCTATAAGTCTTTTTTTCATTTCTTTCTTTTTAAATTAACTAGAAAGGATTATCAATATTGATAAACTGATGTTCTACATCATGAAGCCTAGCAATATGTTCACCTAACGCTTTAACACCGTAACGCTCTGTTGCATGATGTCCTGCTGCAATAAAACTAATACCATTTTCTACAGCACTATGAAAAGTTTGTTCAGAGGCTTCACCTGTTAAAAACAGATCAACACCCATAGCGGCTGCTTGATCAATATAACCTTGCCCACCGCCCGTACACCAACCTATTTTTTGTACTGGTTTACCACTATCGACCACCATTGGCTTGCGATTTAATGCCTGCTCTACTTGCCCAGCAAATTCTGTCACAGATTGAGGCATAGCCAAGTGGCCTTGTAAACCTATGATAGTAGGATCATTCGGATTTAAGGTAGTGTCTATTGTAATACCTAGTATTTTAGCTAATTGTGCATTGTTACCCAACATGGGATGCACATCGAGAGGTAAATGATAAGCTA
This portion of the Entomomonas sp. E2T0 genome encodes:
- a CDS encoding Nif3-like dinuclear metal center hexameric protein; protein product: MAVTLTQLVQYLDYYLSCDQIKDYCPNGLQVEGKPEINKIITGVTASQALIDAAIEQQADAIIVHHGYFWRGEEPTIVGMKRNRIKVLLDNNVSLLAYHLPLDVHPMLGNNAQLAKILGITIDTTLNPNDPTIIGLQGHLAMPQSVTEFAGQVEQALNRKPMVVDSGKPVQKIGWCTGGGQGYIDQAAAMGVDLFLTGEASEQTFHSAVENGISFIAAGHHATERYGVKALGEHIARLHDVEHQFINIDNPF